Proteins encoded in a region of the Ruegeria sp. AD91A genome:
- a CDS encoding 2-dehydropantoate 2-reductase yields MKIVLAGAGSIGCYCGALLARSGHSVTLLGRARVLDPIREHGLTVTDFDGLDYTVPPESLSLSEDPACLGQAELVIVSVKSGATSDMAELIGTIAPRDVPVLSWQNGIEAATTLRNALPGRDVRAGMVPFNVVPTAPATYHRATSGEIVIQSGTGDLATQLSSADLPVMSSDRIEAVQWGKLVINLNNALNALSGLTLVDQLMNRDWRNLMADQMSEALTVLKAAGHPVASTTPLPAWMTPHILRLPTPLFTRIAARMLTIDPSARTSMAYDLMAERQTEIDSLQGHIIRMGHETGVPTPICTQVSDLIKHAPDHPLSPEQIRL; encoded by the coding sequence ATGAAAATTGTCCTCGCAGGCGCGGGCAGCATTGGCTGCTACTGCGGTGCCTTGCTTGCCCGTTCGGGGCACTCCGTGACCCTTCTGGGACGGGCACGTGTGCTGGACCCGATCCGTGAGCACGGGCTGACGGTCACAGATTTTGACGGCCTTGATTACACGGTTCCGCCCGAATCTTTGTCTCTCAGTGAAGATCCGGCCTGCCTGGGTCAGGCCGAACTCGTCATCGTATCCGTCAAATCGGGCGCTACATCAGACATGGCCGAGCTGATTGGCACTATTGCACCGCGAGATGTGCCTGTCCTGTCCTGGCAAAACGGGATCGAGGCCGCCACAACACTGCGCAATGCCCTTCCCGGGCGCGACGTTCGCGCCGGAATGGTTCCGTTCAATGTGGTGCCGACTGCCCCCGCCACCTATCACCGGGCCACGTCCGGAGAGATCGTCATCCAGAGCGGCACCGGAGATCTGGCGACGCAACTGAGTAGTGCGGACCTTCCCGTTATGTCCAGCGACCGGATCGAGGCCGTGCAATGGGGCAAGCTTGTGATCAACCTGAACAATGCGCTCAATGCCTTGTCGGGCCTCACGCTGGTGGATCAGCTGATGAACCGCGACTGGCGCAATCTCATGGCGGATCAGATGTCCGAGGCGCTGACTGTTCTCAAGGCGGCGGGGCATCCCGTGGCTTCGACCACACCACTTCCGGCATGGATGACGCCGCATATTCTGCGACTTCCGACGCCGCTGTTCACCCGGATCGCGGCCCGGATGCTGACAATCGATCCGAGTGCGCGAACGTCCATGGCCTATGACTTGATGGCCGAGCGCCAAACGGAAATTGACAGTCTGCAAGGCCATATCATCCGGATGGGTCACGAAACCGGAGTGCCAACACCCATCTGCACGCAAGTGTCCGACCTGATCAAACACGCACCCGATCACCCGTTGTCACCTGAGCAGATCAGGCTCTGA
- a CDS encoding inorganic phosphate transporter produces MSDTNPKPRWQKLDSDLHRISRIEAANIHVARHLLAPGVALAFMALAGLTAAVLFGQADGSYIVVAAAAFGAYMAINIGANDVANNMGPAVGANVLTMGGAIVIAAIAESTGALLAGGDVVSTISKGIIDPASVQNSEVFIWAMMAALISSAMWVNLATWIGAPVSTTHSVVGGVMGAGIAAAGLSAVSWGTMSAIAASWVISPVLGGVIAAGFLALIRSKIQHQDDKIAAARKWVPILLAVMAGAFSTYMSVKGLKRIVTIDLEMALLIGLSVGLLAWSVTVPWVKRKSEGMENRTRSLKTLFGLPLVISATFLSFAHGANDVANAVGPLAAIVHAAEFGEFAAKVSIPLWVMIIGAFGISFGLFLFGPRLIRMVGSQITKLNPIRAFCVALSAAITVILASWLGLPVSSTHIAVGAVFGVGFYREWHSERRRKQGNLQRTAQHLAPEEYRRRKLVRRSHFMTIVAAWVVTVPAAATMSAVIYWVLTAFV; encoded by the coding sequence ATGTCTGACACGAATCCAAAACCACGCTGGCAAAAGCTAGACAGCGACCTGCACCGAATTTCGCGTATCGAAGCCGCCAATATCCATGTCGCACGCCATTTGCTGGCACCGGGAGTCGCGCTGGCCTTCATGGCATTGGCCGGGCTGACGGCGGCAGTTCTGTTTGGTCAGGCGGATGGTAGCTATATCGTCGTCGCAGCGGCTGCGTTCGGGGCCTATATGGCAATCAATATTGGCGCCAATGACGTGGCCAACAATATGGGCCCTGCGGTTGGTGCGAATGTGCTCACCATGGGCGGCGCCATCGTGATTGCCGCCATTGCCGAAAGCACAGGCGCTTTGCTTGCGGGGGGTGATGTGGTTTCGACCATCTCCAAGGGGATCATCGATCCGGCCTCGGTGCAAAACAGCGAGGTGTTCATCTGGGCCATGATGGCGGCGCTGATATCGTCAGCCATGTGGGTCAACCTGGCAACCTGGATCGGCGCTCCTGTTTCCACCACGCATTCTGTCGTGGGCGGGGTCATGGGTGCAGGTATTGCCGCAGCGGGCCTGAGCGCGGTGAGCTGGGGCACAATGAGCGCAATTGCGGCCAGCTGGGTGATCTCGCCGGTGCTTGGGGGTGTGATTGCAGCGGGTTTTCTGGCGCTGATCAGGTCAAAGATCCAGCATCAGGACGACAAGATTGCAGCCGCGCGCAAATGGGTGCCAATCCTTTTGGCGGTGATGGCTGGGGCCTTTTCCACATATATGTCCGTCAAAGGGCTGAAGCGGATCGTGACAATCGATCTGGAGATGGCTTTGCTGATCGGGTTGTCTGTGGGGCTTCTGGCCTGGTCCGTGACCGTCCCGTGGGTCAAACGCAAATCAGAAGGAATGGAGAACCGGACCCGGTCTCTGAAAACGCTGTTTGGGCTGCCCCTTGTGATCTCGGCCACGTTCCTGAGTTTCGCCCACGGCGCAAATGACGTGGCCAATGCGGTCGGCCCGCTGGCCGCGATTGTTCACGCGGCTGAATTCGGAGAGTTCGCAGCCAAGGTTTCAATCCCTCTGTGGGTGATGATCATTGGCGCGTTCGGGATTTCGTTCGGTCTGTTCCTGTTCGGCCCCAGGCTGATCCGCATGGTGGGCAGTCAGATCACCAAGCTGAACCCGATACGCGCCTTTTGCGTCGCCCTGTCGGCGGCGATCACCGTAATTCTGGCCAGCTGGCTGGGTCTGCCGGTCAGTTCGACCCATATTGCCGTTGGAGCAGTCTTTGGCGTCGGCTTCTATCGCGAGTGGCATTCCGAGCGTCGGCGCAAGCAGGGAAACCTTCAGCGCACGGCGCAACACCTTGCCCCGGAAGAATACCGCCGTCGCAAGCTGGTGCGCCGGTCGCATTTCATGACCATCGTGGCGGCATGGGTTGTGACCGTGCCAGCCGCTGCAACCATGTCGGCCGTAATATACTGGGTACTGACTGCATTCGTCTGA
- a CDS encoding NUDIX hydrolase, whose protein sequence is MSAWLQNIWEEVGRPLFLRPRRVQFAALCTRIHDGMDEVLLITSRDTRRWIIPKGWPIDGLSGAETALQEAWEEAGVRGDTVHNDPIGRYTYDKILKDGSAQPVLASVYRVSVRALAEEFPEADQRERRWFSPADAATQVQEPELQALLRNL, encoded by the coding sequence ATGAGTGCATGGCTGCAAAACATCTGGGAAGAGGTTGGACGACCTCTTTTTCTGCGCCCCCGGCGGGTGCAGTTTGCAGCGTTGTGCACCCGCATTCATGACGGAATGGACGAAGTCCTGTTGATCACCAGCCGCGACACCAGACGCTGGATCATCCCGAAAGGTTGGCCAATTGATGGTTTGAGTGGAGCGGAAACGGCCCTGCAGGAGGCCTGGGAAGAGGCCGGAGTACGCGGGGATACGGTACACAATGATCCCATCGGTCGTTACACTTACGACAAGATCCTCAAAGACGGATCAGCGCAGCCGGTTTTGGCCAGTGTCTACCGGGTTTCGGTGCGCGCACTGGCTGAAGAGTTTCCCGAGGCCGATCAGCGCGAACGCCGCTGGTTTTCGCCGGCTGATGCGGCCACACAGGTACAGGAGCCCGAGTTACAGGCCTTGTTGCGTAATCTCTAA
- a CDS encoding pirin family protein, whose translation MSWNPTHNPDCISENPALDTLIIPRARDLGGFEVRRALPSVKRQLVGPFIFFDQMGPAEFITEGGIDVRPHPHIGLGTVTYLYQGEFEHRDSLGTHQMIYPGEVNWMVAGRGVTHSERTSDETRGKKHSLFGIQTWIALPEAHEDMAPDFEHHKQAALPHLQDAGVSARLILGSAYGETSPVRMLSETFYLDVQLEPGASFPLPDDHEDRGVYVTQGSVEIAGDTFDEGRMMVFRPGDRLSVTAGPLGARMMLLGGATLNEDRYIWWNFVSSSKEKIETATREWKSADWANGAFHLPPGDDQEFIPISKELEHTKPRLAR comes from the coding sequence ATGAGTTGGAACCCGACACACAATCCGGACTGCATCTCGGAAAATCCGGCGCTGGACACGTTGATCATCCCGCGTGCCCGTGACCTGGGAGGGTTCGAGGTGCGCCGTGCGCTGCCTTCGGTAAAACGACAGTTGGTGGGCCCGTTCATCTTTTTCGATCAAATGGGGCCTGCTGAATTCATCACCGAAGGCGGCATCGATGTTCGCCCCCACCCGCATATCGGATTGGGCACGGTCACTTATCTGTACCAGGGCGAGTTCGAGCACCGCGACAGCCTTGGCACACATCAGATGATCTATCCCGGCGAGGTCAACTGGATGGTCGCAGGCCGCGGTGTGACCCATTCAGAACGCACCAGTGATGAGACCCGAGGCAAGAAACACAGCCTGTTCGGCATTCAGACCTGGATTGCCTTGCCCGAAGCGCATGAGGATATGGCCCCGGATTTCGAACACCACAAACAGGCCGCACTGCCGCATCTTCAGGATGCGGGTGTCAGCGCCCGGTTGATCCTGGGTTCGGCCTATGGTGAGACCAGCCCGGTCAGGATGTTGTCCGAAACCTTCTATCTCGATGTGCAATTGGAACCCGGCGCGTCCTTCCCTCTGCCTGACGACCACGAAGATCGCGGTGTCTATGTCACGCAAGGTTCGGTCGAAATCGCGGGTGACACGTTTGACGAGGGCCGCATGATGGTGTTCCGCCCCGGGGACAGGCTGTCTGTCACGGCGGGCCCACTGGGCGCGCGGATGATGCTGCTGGGCGGAGCGACCCTGAATGAAGACCGCTACATCTGGTGGAATTTCGTTTCGTCTTCGAAGGAAAAGATCGAAACGGCAACCCGTGAGTGGAAAAGCGCCGATTGGGCCAACGGTGCGTTTCACCTGCCTCCGGGTGACGATCAGGAATTTATCCCTATTTCCAAAGAGCTTGAGCACACAAAACCCCGGCTGGCCCGCTAG
- a CDS encoding phytanoyl-CoA dioxygenase family protein, with product MTTADLVTKEDIGAFQRDGAVVLRSKFSSDWLSLLRAGIDADLDTPTDNFTRHTKDPDAPGYFEDYWAWNKIPQFNEFVHNSPCAPLAAGLLGAPSVNLVMDNWFLREAGSTSRPPFHQDLSYFDFEGTMCVLWLPLEPVTKENGIAFVKGSHLWDKLFMRVRFADGHPSYQPTEVAGQTYHPPPDVNANPGAFDLLQWDLELGDCIFFDMRTLHGGLSSTTPSETVRRFTLRMTAPDGVIRYRGDWAKDERAQFEAAGYGEGDRIDGPFFPKLWPR from the coding sequence ATGACGACAGCAGACCTGGTCACAAAGGAAGACATCGGCGCCTTCCAACGCGATGGGGCTGTTGTTCTCCGGTCGAAATTCTCATCTGACTGGTTGTCACTGTTGCGCGCCGGTATCGATGCCGACCTTGACACTCCAACCGACAATTTCACTCGCCACACCAAGGATCCGGACGCCCCGGGTTATTTCGAAGACTACTGGGCCTGGAATAAAATTCCGCAATTCAACGAATTCGTTCACAATTCACCCTGCGCACCGCTTGCTGCCGGGTTGCTGGGCGCGCCATCCGTAAACCTTGTCATGGACAACTGGTTTCTCCGCGAGGCCGGCTCGACTTCGCGCCCGCCCTTCCATCAGGATCTGTCTTACTTCGATTTCGAAGGTACGATGTGCGTCCTTTGGCTGCCGCTGGAACCAGTGACCAAGGAAAACGGCATCGCTTTTGTCAAAGGCTCACACCTATGGGACAAGCTGTTCATGCGGGTGCGGTTCGCCGATGGTCATCCCAGTTATCAGCCCACCGAAGTTGCCGGGCAGACCTATCACCCACCACCTGATGTCAATGCAAACCCCGGCGCGTTTGATTTGCTGCAATGGGATCTTGAGCTTGGGGATTGCATTTTCTTCGACATGCGAACGCTGCATGGCGGGCTGTCTTCAACCACCCCGTCGGAAACGGTGCGTCGCTTCACCCTTCGCATGACCGCACCAGACGGTGTCATCCGATACCGTGGCGACTGGGCCAAGGACGAGCGCGCGCAGTTCGAGGCAGCAGGTTATGGCGAGGGGGATCGGATTGACGGCCCCTTTTTTCCCAAGCTCTGGCCGCGTTAG
- a CDS encoding twin-arginine translocation pathway signal encodes MTDALLSRRSLITQGAAVLATGAAGLLVPARAAGLAPTPSMRGGSNNYRPGAPVVDRIGRGGFWMTGTVRRAGDGAPLPGQRIQIWAHTTEGHERDPQSHGATLTNEKGEFRLEMPQIVPAFGQPHGHLAYDSGAFETVFLRPVMSSSKDKTLAAHFVLQPL; translated from the coding sequence ATGACAGATGCGTTGCTGTCCCGTCGTTCCCTGATCACCCAAGGTGCTGCCGTTTTGGCAACCGGGGCTGCGGGGCTTTTGGTTCCTGCCCGCGCAGCCGGGCTTGCGCCGACGCCTTCGATGCGGGGCGGATCAAACAACTATCGCCCTGGCGCACCGGTCGTGGACCGGATCGGCAGAGGGGGGTTCTGGATGACCGGCACCGTACGACGGGCGGGCGACGGCGCACCCCTGCCCGGCCAACGCATTCAAATCTGGGCCCATACCACCGAGGGGCACGAGCGTGACCCGCAAAGCCATGGGGCGACTTTGACGAATGAAAAGGGTGAATTCCGCCTGGAAATGCCGCAGATCGTGCCCGCTTTCGGCCAACCGCACGGGCATCTGGCCTATGACAGCGGCGCGTTCGAGACGGTGTTCCTGCGGCCTGTGATGTCCAGTTCCAAGGACAAGACACTGGCTGCGCATTTCGTGTTGCAACCGCTCTGA
- the hrpB gene encoding ATP-dependent helicase HrpB gives MTIRLPIDDAIPELLDTLRAHGRAVLQAPPGAGKTTRVPLAMLEASLCDGRIVMLEPRRLAARAAAERMAETLGERAGQTVGYRVRGDAKVSKDTRIEVVTEGILTRMLQSEPDLSGISAVIFDEFHERSLNADLGLALCLEVTGALRDDLILLAMSATLDADPVGALMAAPLVTSDGRSFPVETRWLDRPLGPQARRLDALIDLVSQAERETRKSGGGILVFLPGEGEIRRAEGALNSRLPNSCVVRPLFGAMPFAAQRAAIAPVEHGRKVVLATSIAETSLTIPDIKVVVDMGQVRRARFDPGSGMSRLVTERVTRAEATQRAGRAGRVAEGVCYRLWSKGEDGALAAYPPAEIEAADLTGLALELSLWGAGAADLAFLTPPPEGTMAEARALLTMLGALDANGRITDHGRALAALPLHPRLGHMLVRAGPNAAPLAALMAERDPLRGAPVDITLRQEALRDPRTFQRNRIWQVNMGAVDRINAETKRLRKQAKGDSADLSPAAMAALAYPDRIGQRRKGDAPRYVLSGGKGVVLDSADPLANAPFLVVIDTDGNPREAKVRMATQISERETRDLFADQIDWVETCAWSKRERRVVSRWQERFGAITLDDRIWKDVPDDAVARAMLDGVRDLGLRLEGAAARLAARVELVRADGVDLPDFSVAGLMAEMDEWLLPMLSGVKSAEDWKKFDLMPALRARLDWAQTQELDRRAPGSFETPLGRKVPIDYSAAVPEISVRLQEVFGVTRHPAIGGQPLKITLLSPAQRPIQITRDLPGFWAGSYADVRKDMRAQYPKHPWPEDPTRADPTLRAKRRRE, from the coding sequence ATGACGATACGCCTGCCCATCGACGACGCCATTCCCGAACTGCTAGACACTTTACGTGCGCATGGTCGCGCGGTGCTTCAGGCACCACCCGGGGCGGGCAAGACCACGCGGGTTCCTCTGGCAATGCTCGAGGCAAGTCTGTGTGACGGCAGGATCGTGATGCTGGAGCCCCGGCGGCTGGCGGCCCGGGCCGCTGCCGAGCGGATGGCCGAGACCCTGGGAGAGCGCGCAGGGCAGACCGTGGGTTACCGTGTGCGCGGCGATGCGAAAGTGTCAAAAGACACCCGGATCGAAGTGGTAACCGAAGGCATCCTGACGCGGATGCTGCAATCCGAACCCGACCTGTCCGGCATCAGCGCGGTGATTTTCGACGAATTCCATGAACGGTCTCTGAACGCCGATCTGGGGCTAGCCTTGTGCCTTGAGGTAACGGGCGCACTGCGAGACGATCTGATCCTGCTGGCCATGTCAGCCACGCTGGATGCAGATCCCGTCGGCGCGTTGATGGCGGCCCCGCTGGTCACATCAGACGGGCGCAGCTTTCCGGTTGAGACGCGCTGGCTGGATCGGCCATTGGGACCGCAAGCGCGACGGTTGGATGCGTTGATCGATCTGGTGTCTCAGGCCGAGCGTGAGACGCGCAAGTCCGGCGGCGGAATTCTGGTTTTCCTGCCGGGAGAGGGCGAAATTCGGCGCGCTGAGGGCGCTTTGAACAGTCGATTACCCAATAGTTGCGTGGTGCGCCCGTTATTCGGGGCCATGCCCTTTGCGGCCCAGCGTGCGGCGATCGCCCCGGTGGAACATGGGCGCAAAGTTGTGCTGGCGACGTCGATTGCCGAAACGTCGCTGACGATCCCCGATATCAAGGTTGTCGTGGACATGGGGCAGGTCCGACGGGCTCGGTTCGATCCGGGATCGGGAATGTCACGGCTGGTGACCGAACGGGTGACACGGGCCGAGGCCACACAGCGCGCGGGCCGGGCCGGACGTGTCGCCGAAGGGGTGTGTTACCGGCTCTGGTCGAAGGGGGAAGACGGTGCGCTGGCCGCCTACCCGCCTGCCGAGATCGAAGCGGCTGACCTGACCGGGCTGGCGCTGGAGCTGTCCCTGTGGGGCGCTGGCGCGGCCGATCTTGCCTTTCTGACTCCACCTCCCGAAGGGACGATGGCCGAGGCGCGGGCTTTGCTGACAATGCTGGGCGCACTCGACGCCAATGGGCGGATCACTGATCATGGGCGCGCCCTGGCAGCACTGCCCTTGCATCCACGGTTGGGGCATATGCTTGTGCGGGCCGGTCCGAACGCCGCACCTTTGGCGGCGTTGATGGCAGAGCGTGACCCCCTTCGCGGTGCGCCGGTGGATATCACCCTGCGGCAAGAGGCGCTGCGTGATCCACGGACTTTTCAGCGCAACAGGATCTGGCAGGTCAACATGGGCGCCGTGGATCGGATCAATGCCGAGACCAAACGGTTGCGGAAACAGGCCAAGGGCGACTCTGCTGATCTGAGCCCTGCCGCCATGGCTGCGCTGGCGTATCCTGACCGCATCGGGCAGCGGCGCAAAGGTGACGCGCCGCGCTATGTACTGTCAGGGGGAAAAGGTGTTGTTCTGGACAGTGCGGATCCACTGGCCAACGCTCCGTTTCTGGTCGTCATCGACACTGATGGCAATCCGCGCGAGGCTAAGGTCCGGATGGCCACCCAGATTTCGGAACGCGAGACCCGCGATCTGTTCGCGGATCAGATCGATTGGGTTGAGACTTGCGCCTGGTCGAAACGCGAGCGGCGGGTCGTGTCGCGGTGGCAAGAGCGGTTCGGCGCGATCACGCTGGATGACCGCATCTGGAAGGACGTTCCAGACGACGCCGTGGCGCGCGCGATGTTGGACGGGGTCCGCGATCTGGGCTTGCGGCTGGAGGGTGCCGCCGCGCGTTTAGCCGCCCGTGTCGAACTGGTGCGTGCCGATGGCGTCGATCTGCCCGATTTTTCGGTCGCAGGCCTGATGGCCGAGATGGACGAATGGTTGCTGCCCATGCTGTCAGGTGTCAAAAGCGCCGAAGACTGGAAGAAGTTCGACCTTATGCCCGCCCTGCGCGCGCGGCTGGACTGGGCACAGACGCAGGAACTGGACCGGCGCGCTCCGGGGTCATTTGAAACGCCGCTGGGGCGCAAGGTACCAATTGATTACAGCGCTGCCGTGCCTGAAATCTCGGTCCGCTTGCAGGAAGTGTTTGGCGTGACCCGCCATCCGGCAATCGGCGGCCAGCCTTTGAAGATCACCCTGCTGTCACCAGCACAGCGCCCGATCCAGATAACGCGCGACCTGCCCGGTTTCTGGGCGGGCTCTTACGCGGATGTACGCAAGGACATGAGGGCGCAATACCCCAAACACCCCTGGCCCGAAGATCCGACCCGGGCTGATCCCACGCTGAGAGCGAAGCGCAGACGGGAATAG